One window of Etheostoma spectabile isolate EspeVRDwgs_2016 chromosome 6, UIUC_Espe_1.0, whole genome shotgun sequence genomic DNA carries:
- the LOC116690772 gene encoding protachykinin produces MELVKLVLIVALLLTNVFSQELDVDNWREGIEKDTWPNADVIQDILVRMTRKPGPRQYLGLMGKKDSAKTQTARKRHRFQTFVGLMGKRSFEDQGEILPTVTPSTLKGNLGEILRGNR; encoded by the exons ATGGAGCTCGTGAAACTTGTCCTAATAGTTGCGCTGCTTCTGACAAATGTTTTCTCTCAAGAACTGGATGTTGACAACTGGAGAGAAGGCATCGAAAAG GACACATGGCCAAATGCTGATGTAATTCAAGATATTTTAGTGAGAATGACCAGAAAACCAGGACCACGCCAATATCTCGGACTAATGGGGAAGAAAGACTCCG CAAAAACGCAGACAGCACGTAAAC GGCATAGATTTCAAACCTTTGTGGGTCTGATGGGTAAAAGGAGCTTTGAGGATCAAGGTGAGATTCTTCCAACAGTGACACCCAGTACACTGAAGGGCAATTTGGGTGAAATCCTGCGTGGTAACCGCTGA